In Nitrospira sp., a genomic segment contains:
- a CDS encoding enoyl-CoA hydratase encodes MTVMSGAMHSCKIEEGVALVTLNHPPVNALTPELLTELSTTFDSLANDKAVKAVVLTGAGRFFVAGADIRVLASIPSSVEGEAMARRGQMILNKIEALEKPVIAAINGACLGGGLELAMCCHIRLAAEGIRLGQPEINLGIMPGFGGTQRLPRLIGQSKAMELILTGEPVSAQEAMSLGLVSQVVSADDLLRQALGLARTMAAKSQVALRTSLQAIRRGSEVNLSDGLDLEARLFGTLCDTDDRKEGTAAFLEKRQPRFKNR; translated from the coding sequence ATGACTGTCATGTCAGGTGCCATGCACAGTTGCAAGATTGAAGAAGGCGTCGCGCTCGTGACCCTCAATCATCCGCCCGTCAACGCCCTCACACCTGAACTACTCACGGAGTTGAGCACCACGTTCGACTCGCTCGCGAACGATAAAGCCGTGAAGGCTGTGGTGCTCACGGGCGCGGGCCGATTTTTTGTCGCAGGTGCTGATATTCGCGTGCTGGCCTCCATTCCGTCGTCAGTTGAGGGCGAAGCGATGGCCCGCCGAGGGCAGATGATCTTGAACAAGATAGAGGCTCTTGAAAAACCGGTCATTGCGGCGATCAACGGGGCCTGTTTGGGGGGAGGATTGGAATTGGCCATGTGCTGTCACATCCGCCTTGCAGCAGAAGGCATCAGACTTGGCCAGCCAGAAATCAATCTGGGCATCATGCCGGGATTCGGCGGCACCCAACGCCTTCCTCGGCTGATCGGCCAATCCAAGGCCATGGAATTGATCCTGACAGGCGAGCCCGTTTCAGCTCAAGAAGCCATGAGCCTGGGTTTGGTGTCTCAGGTGGTATCCGCCGATGACCTCCTGCGACAAGCGCTGGGACTGGCGCGCACGATGGCTGCGAAAAGCCAAGTGGCGCTCCGGACGTCGCTCCAAGCGATTCGTCGGGGGAGTGAGGTGAATCTTTCAGATGGTTTGGATCTAGAAGCCCGGCTTTTCGGAACACTGTGCGATACCGACGATCGGAAAGAAGGAACAGCCGCTTTCTTGGAGAAACGACAGCCTCGGTTCAAGAACCGTTAG
- a CDS encoding 3-hydroxyacyl-CoA dehydrogenase — MYIYKVGIVGAGTMGAQIAEVVSYAGVPVVLADVNHTLAQRGIEAVRAIYQARVDKGKMSPEQLEEKMLLVTPSSGMEAFKDVDLAIEAVSEDMKLKDLVFRELDQVCPRGAILASNTSALSISGLGAATKRPDKVLGLHFFNPAYVMRLVEVVPGLATAPQTLDDAVNFTESIGKLPIVVKECAGFLVNRVLMAYVNEAVRALQDGAAMLQEIDREMVSFGMPVGPLALLDAVGLDISFEVARILYRSYGPRMMPAPLLEAMLKAGRLGVKSGQGFYDYVSGEEGGRDQELERLLQVFRPDSNHAAARWSRSRLLLAMTNEAVIALQEGVASAADIDLAMMAGIGYPKEKEGPLHFADQLGIDQVLHELEDFAETLGPRFWPAPMLRRMVDAGFTGQMAGRGFFTY; from the coding sequence ATGTACATCTATAAGGTCGGGATCGTTGGAGCTGGCACCATGGGAGCGCAGATCGCGGAGGTGGTGAGCTACGCCGGGGTGCCGGTCGTGCTGGCCGATGTGAACCACACGCTAGCGCAGCGGGGAATCGAGGCCGTGCGCGCAATCTACCAGGCGCGGGTAGACAAGGGGAAAATGAGCCCGGAGCAATTGGAAGAGAAGATGTTGCTCGTGACTCCATCGTCGGGCATGGAGGCATTTAAGGACGTCGATCTGGCGATCGAAGCGGTTTCGGAGGACATGAAACTCAAGGATCTGGTGTTCCGCGAGTTGGATCAGGTCTGCCCGCGTGGCGCGATCTTGGCGAGTAACACATCGGCGCTGTCTATTTCTGGACTCGGCGCAGCGACGAAACGTCCGGACAAGGTACTCGGTCTCCATTTCTTCAACCCGGCCTACGTCATGCGGCTCGTAGAGGTGGTGCCGGGGCTTGCAACCGCGCCGCAGACACTCGATGACGCGGTGAATTTTACCGAAAGCATCGGAAAACTGCCGATTGTGGTGAAGGAGTGCGCGGGATTCTTGGTCAATCGTGTGTTGATGGCCTATGTGAACGAAGCCGTTCGTGCCTTGCAAGACGGAGCCGCCATGCTACAAGAAATCGATCGGGAGATGGTGTCATTCGGCATGCCCGTCGGTCCACTTGCTCTCCTAGATGCGGTGGGTCTGGATATCTCCTTCGAGGTTGCTCGCATTCTATACCGCAGCTATGGGCCCCGCATGATGCCGGCTCCCCTGCTTGAAGCCATGCTGAAGGCGGGCCGTCTAGGAGTCAAATCGGGTCAGGGCTTCTACGACTATGTCAGCGGAGAGGAAGGCGGTCGTGATCAAGAACTTGAACGACTCCTCCAAGTATTCAGACCTGATTCCAATCATGCTGCGGCACGATGGAGTCGATCGCGATTGCTCCTGGCCATGACCAATGAGGCAGTCATCGCGCTCCAAGAAGGAGTCGCCTCTGCAGCAGATATCGACCTGGCGATGATGGCCGGGATCGGTTATCCCAAGGAAAAGGAAGGTCCGTTGCATTTCGCGGATCAGCTGGGCATTGATCAGGTTCTGCATGAGCTTGAGGATTTTGCGGAGACATTGGGTCCACGCTTTTGGCCTGCGCCGATGTTGCGCCGAATGGTGGATGCCGGATTCACAGGGCAGATGGCTGGGCGAGGCTTCTTCACATACTGA